A single genomic interval of Bradyrhizobium japonicum USDA 6 harbors:
- the egtB gene encoding ergothioneine biosynthesis protein EgtB has protein sequence MEPGNANNVLLSCLEKNVTKQASATATPPLSSSSADPRGLAQGLEEAFLAVRNETERRAAPLSPEDQQIQSMPDASPTKWHRAHTTWFWEQFLLGEHCPGYRPFHPDFAFLFNSYYVSAGPRHSRNHRGDITRPSADQVGAYRAYVDAAVVKFFREVGADKLREVAPLVEVGLNHEQQHQELMFTDILHAFAQNPIPPAYDPGWRFPASTRTGEDWLTLNEGIHTVGHVDDSFHFDNEKPAHRALVGPVRVSRNLVTNAEWLAFMRDGGYRTATLWLMDGFATVNNEGWDAPGHWRDIDGQWQMMTLAGLKPVDPDAPVCHVSHYEADAFARWAGKHLPTEMEWEVAARAGQLNDAFGIVWQWTRSSYSPYPGYRAIEGALGEYNGKFMINQLVLRGSSLATPEGHSRITYRNFFYPHHRWQFTGLRLADYE, from the coding sequence TTGGAACCGGGCAACGCCAACAACGTTCTCTTGTCCTGTCTGGAGAAAAACGTGACGAAACAAGCCTCCGCTACGGCCACCCCGCCGCTTTCGTCATCGTCGGCCGACCCGCGCGGCCTCGCCCAGGGGCTGGAAGAGGCGTTTCTCGCCGTCCGCAACGAGACCGAGCGCCGGGCCGCGCCGCTGTCGCCGGAGGACCAGCAGATTCAATCCATGCCGGATGCGAGCCCCACGAAATGGCATCGGGCCCATACCACCTGGTTCTGGGAGCAATTCCTGCTCGGCGAGCACTGTCCCGGCTACCGGCCCTTCCACCCTGATTTCGCTTTCCTGTTCAATTCCTATTACGTCAGCGCCGGCCCGCGTCATTCCCGCAATCACCGCGGCGACATCACCCGTCCCAGCGCCGACCAGGTCGGCGCCTATCGAGCATATGTCGACGCGGCCGTCGTCAAATTCTTCCGCGAGGTCGGCGCGGACAAGCTTCGCGAGGTTGCGCCGCTGGTCGAGGTCGGGCTCAATCACGAGCAGCAGCATCAGGAATTGATGTTCACCGACATCCTGCATGCCTTCGCGCAGAACCCGATCCCGCCTGCCTACGATCCGGGCTGGCGCTTCCCGGCTTCGACACGCACGGGGGAGGATTGGCTGACGCTGAACGAGGGTATCCACACCGTCGGGCATGTCGACGACAGTTTTCATTTCGACAACGAGAAGCCGGCGCATCGGGCCCTCGTCGGTCCGGTCAGGGTCTCACGCAATCTCGTCACCAATGCCGAGTGGCTCGCCTTCATGCGCGACGGTGGCTACCGGACCGCAACGCTGTGGCTGATGGACGGCTTTGCCACCGTCAACAACGAAGGCTGGGACGCCCCCGGCCATTGGCGCGACATCGACGGCCAGTGGCAGATGATGACGCTCGCCGGCCTCAAGCCGGTCGATCCGGACGCGCCGGTCTGCCACGTCAGCCATTACGAGGCCGATGCGTTTGCGCGCTGGGCCGGAAAGCATCTGCCGACCGAGATGGAATGGGAGGTCGCTGCGCGTGCCGGCCAGCTCAACGACGCCTTCGGCATCGTCTGGCAGTGGACGCGTTCTTCATATTCGCCCTACCCCGGCTACCGCGCCATCGAAGGCGCGCTCGGGGAGTACAACGGCAAGTTCATGATCAACCAACTGGTGCTGCGCGGCTCCTCGCTTGCAACTCCCGAGGGCCACAGCCGTATTACCTATCGCAACTTCTTTTATCCGCACCATCGCTGGCAGTTCACGGGACTGCGGCTCGCCGACTACGAATAA
- the grxD gene encoding Grx4 family monothiol glutaredoxin, with protein MSIEEFIANEVKSNDVVLFMKGTPQFPQCGFSGQVVQILDHIGVGYKGLNVLESAELRNGIKEYSNWPTIPQLYVKGEFVGGCDIVREMFQAGELQQLFSEKGVAVAA; from the coding sequence ATGAGCATCGAGGAATTCATCGCCAACGAAGTGAAGTCGAACGACGTGGTTCTGTTCATGAAGGGAACGCCGCAATTTCCGCAGTGCGGTTTCTCCGGCCAGGTCGTCCAGATCCTCGACCACATTGGCGTTGGTTATAAGGGCCTCAACGTCCTCGAATCCGCCGAACTGCGTAACGGCATCAAGGAATACTCGAACTGGCCGACCATCCCGCAGCTCTATGTGAAGGGCGAGTTCGTCGGCGGATGCGACATCGTCCGCGAGATGTTCCAGGCCGGCGAACTGCAGCAGCTCTTCTCCGAGAAGGGCGTCGCCGTCGCGGCTTGA
- a CDS encoding O-acetyl-ADP-ribose deacetylase, producing MTQLTRRIGGAELEVIVADITTLGVDAIVNAANSSLLGGGGVDGAIHDAAGPELLAECRTLGGCPTGDAKITKGYRLPARHVIHAVGPVWHGGSRGEADSLRSCYRRALELSQANRLNSLAFSAISTGVYRFPADQAAKIAVHTTIEALPAAPLVTHVIFCCFSETSAALHTDVLARYGSPCA from the coding sequence GTGACCCAGCTGACGCGCCGCATCGGCGGCGCCGAGCTTGAGGTTATCGTAGCTGACATCACGACACTCGGCGTTGACGCCATCGTCAACGCCGCAAATTCGTCTCTCCTGGGCGGAGGCGGCGTTGATGGCGCAATCCACGACGCTGCCGGTCCGGAGCTTCTGGCCGAGTGCCGGACGCTCGGGGGATGTCCGACCGGCGATGCCAAGATCACGAAGGGCTACCGTCTGCCCGCGCGACATGTGATCCACGCAGTCGGCCCCGTCTGGCACGGCGGCAGCCGCGGCGAGGCGGATTCGCTGCGCTCCTGTTATCGCCGCGCGCTTGAGCTCTCCCAGGCCAATAGACTGAACTCTCTAGCCTTCTCCGCGATCTCGACCGGGGTATATCGCTTTCCGGCCGATCAGGCCGCGAAGATTGCGGTCCACACGACCATTGAGGCCCTGCCGGCAGCGCCGCTGGTCACCCACGTCATATTCTGTTGTTTCTCGGAGACAAGCGCCGCGCTCCACACGGACGTTCTGGCGCGGTATGGCAGCCCTTGTGCCTGA
- a CDS encoding serine hydrolase domain-containing protein produces MNSHFGLRAFVCGALVSLGAMSLARAEGTYEIPAGAHFNQEKLAKVGEFFRNEVATGKIAGATVLIKQHGKPVYHEAFGVQDVVSKAPITDKTIFRLFSMSKAITSVVAVQLIEDGKIKLDDPVSKYIPSFANVKVGVEKKADDGTKSLELVPPNRPMTVHDLMTHTSGVTYGFYGDSLVRKAYREANIYAGDFDLAEFAERIAKLPLHNQPGALWQYGHSTDILARVMEVATGKPLLEIEREKLLDPLGMVDTGFFVTAPEKQKLLAQPVPNDADFRVGRINDPTVVKKIQFASGGMVTTMADYERFAQMLLNGGSLDGKTILKPETFKLMVTDQIGPTSGVSRDYFYFPGDGFGFGLGLAVRTDPGNAKPPPPGDLGELKWDGASGCYFVIDPKQDMFFVLLEQTPTERQRVQRTLKQLVYEAMEK; encoded by the coding sequence ATGAATTCACATTTCGGACTGCGTGCGTTCGTTTGCGGCGCGCTGGTGTCGCTGGGTGCGATGTCGCTCGCGCGCGCCGAAGGCACCTACGAGATCCCGGCCGGCGCGCATTTCAATCAGGAGAAGCTCGCCAAGGTCGGCGAGTTCTTCAGGAACGAGGTCGCGACCGGCAAGATCGCCGGTGCCACCGTGTTGATCAAGCAGCACGGCAAGCCGGTCTACCACGAAGCCTTCGGCGTGCAGGACGTGGTGAGCAAGGCGCCGATCACCGACAAGACCATCTTCCGCCTGTTCTCGATGAGCAAGGCGATCACCTCCGTCGTCGCGGTGCAGTTGATCGAAGACGGCAAGATCAAGCTCGACGATCCCGTCTCGAAATACATTCCGTCCTTCGCCAATGTGAAGGTCGGCGTCGAGAAGAAGGCCGACGACGGCACCAAGTCGCTCGAGCTGGTGCCGCCGAACCGGCCGATGACGGTGCACGATCTGATGACGCACACCTCGGGCGTCACCTATGGCTTCTATGGCGACAGCCTGGTCCGCAAGGCCTATCGCGAGGCCAATATCTATGCCGGCGATTTCGACCTCGCCGAGTTCGCCGAGCGCATCGCAAAACTGCCGCTGCACAACCAGCCGGGCGCGCTGTGGCAATACGGCCATTCCACCGACATTCTGGCGCGAGTCATGGAGGTCGCAACCGGCAAGCCGTTGCTCGAGATCGAGCGGGAGAAGCTGCTCGATCCGCTCGGCATGGTCGACACCGGCTTCTTCGTCACTGCCCCCGAGAAGCAGAAGCTCCTGGCCCAGCCGGTGCCGAATGACGCCGATTTTCGCGTCGGCCGAATCAACGATCCGACGGTTGTCAAAAAAATCCAATTCGCCAGCGGCGGCATGGTGACGACCATGGCGGACTATGAACGCTTTGCGCAGATGCTGCTCAATGGCGGCAGCCTCGACGGCAAGACCATCCTCAAGCCCGAGACATTCAAGCTGATGGTGACCGATCAGATCGGCCCGACCTCGGGGGTCAGTCGCGACTATTTCTATTTCCCCGGCGACGGTTTCGGCTTCGGTCTCGGACTTGCGGTCCGCACCGATCCCGGCAACGCCAAGCCGCCGCCGCCCGGCGATCTCGGGGAATTGAAGTGGGACGGCGCCTCCGGTTGCTATTTCGTCATCGACCCCAAGCAGGACATGTTCTTCGTGCTGCTGGAGCAGACCCCGACCGAGCGCCAGCGCGTGCAGCGGACATTGAAGCAGTTGGTCTATGAAGCCATGGAGAAGTGA
- a CDS encoding serine hydrolase domain-containing protein, which yields MFGRRALIAALVLLFGAGSTQAGSEGRAHTFSPEGLAKVSDYIRSEVAAGTFPGAILLLQQHGKPVYYENFGVRDATTELSMSADTIFRLYSMSKPVTTVMAMMLVEEGKLSLDDPVAKYIPAFGEMKVGVETKAEDGKVALVLEPLSRAVTIKDLMRHTAGLPYGYYGGGLVNKLYADAGLFDNKALTNAELVAKITALPLAEQPGTNWDYGHSTDVLGRIVEVISGKSLFAFEKERLLDPLGMTDTAYYVADPAKWPRIAEPIPQDRAISPMTQVRDPRIPLRWESGGGGLVGTVGDYARFSQMLLNGGSYEGRRYLKPETIALMASDHIGPETKIARDQNYYPGGSSGFGLGFAVRTSVPSGTSWPLGEYRWDGVGGTFFFIDPEDDLFGIFMVQTPSQRGRIQLALKTLIYQAMGR from the coding sequence ATGTTCGGGCGCCGCGCGCTGATCGCGGCGCTCGTTCTTTTGTTCGGTGCAGGTAGTACGCAAGCGGGCTCCGAGGGGCGCGCCCACACTTTCTCGCCAGAAGGCCTGGCAAAGGTTTCCGACTACATCAGGAGCGAGGTCGCAGCCGGCACCTTTCCGGGCGCGATCCTGCTGCTCCAGCAGCACGGCAAGCCGGTCTATTACGAGAATTTCGGGGTCCGCGATGCCACGACCGAGCTCTCGATGAGCGCGGACACGATCTTCCGGCTCTATTCGATGTCGAAGCCGGTCACGACGGTCATGGCGATGATGCTGGTCGAGGAGGGCAAGCTCTCGCTCGACGATCCCGTCGCAAAGTACATTCCGGCCTTTGGCGAGATGAAGGTCGGTGTCGAGACGAAGGCCGAGGACGGCAAGGTTGCGCTGGTGCTGGAGCCGCTCAGCCGCGCCGTGACGATCAAGGATTTGATGCGTCACACTGCCGGGCTGCCCTACGGTTATTATGGCGGGGGCTTGGTGAACAAGCTCTATGCCGACGCCGGTCTCTTCGACAACAAGGCTTTGACCAACGCCGAACTCGTCGCGAAGATCACCGCGCTTCCGCTCGCCGAACAGCCCGGCACGAACTGGGATTATGGCCACTCCACGGACGTGCTCGGCCGCATCGTCGAGGTCATATCGGGGAAATCGCTGTTCGCGTTCGAGAAGGAGCGGCTGCTTGATCCGCTCGGGATGACGGACACTGCATACTATGTCGCCGATCCTGCCAAGTGGCCGCGCATCGCCGAGCCGATACCGCAGGATCGCGCGATTAGCCCGATGACGCAGGTCCGCGATCCCCGGATACCGCTGAGGTGGGAGTCGGGCGGCGGCGGCCTTGTCGGTACGGTCGGTGACTACGCCCGCTTCTCGCAGATGCTGCTCAACGGCGGCAGCTATGAAGGCCGGCGCTATCTCAAGCCGGAGACCATCGCGCTGATGGCGTCGGATCATATCGGCCCCGAGACGAAGATCGCGCGCGATCAGAACTACTATCCGGGCGGAAGCTCCGGCTTCGGCCTCGGTTTCGCGGTGCGCACCTCGGTGCCATCAGGGACATCGTGGCCGCTTGGCGAATATCGCTGGGACGGCGTCGGCGGCACCTTCTTCTTCATCGATCCCGAAGACGATCTGTTCGGGATCTTCATGGTGCAGACCCCGTCGCAGCGCGGCCGGATTCAGCTGGCGTTGAAGA